In Aureibacillus halotolerans, one genomic interval encodes:
- a CDS encoding mechanosensitive ion channel family protein, which yields MERITGFWNGIVNAPWTDIGIAVTIFLLFLLLRKLFTTYIFKLIIKVSRKAKSDFLTQLLLSFEKPTNILWIVIGTYLALQYLPYAITDKSFVLHTYRSILIFLMGWGLYRLSSSNSTFLKRFASKNELDEESMLIPFLSKILRVLVVVITIAVIVSEWGFNVNGFVAGLGLGGLAFALAAQETIANFFGGIVIISGRPFRKGDWIQTPTVEGMVEDISFLSTKVRTFANAVETVPNSTISKESIINWSEMTMRRVYYTFGVRHQTTPEQLEQCLNEIRTLLREHDGIVSHNFMVFFDKFTETSYEIYMYYFTKTTVWAEWFAIKEEVNFEILKILENAGVSISAPTRVVEPVVAYDAIAKEMGSSTQPEQAAPTEDLRQREQ from the coding sequence TTGGAGAGAATTACTGGATTCTGGAACGGCATCGTCAATGCACCATGGACGGACATTGGCATAGCAGTCACGATTTTTTTACTGTTTTTGCTGCTGCGCAAGTTGTTCACGACGTATATCTTTAAACTAATCATTAAGGTATCTCGCAAGGCAAAAAGCGATTTTTTGACGCAGTTGCTACTGTCATTTGAAAAGCCAACCAACATCTTGTGGATTGTGATTGGGACGTATTTGGCCCTGCAATATTTGCCATACGCTATTACAGATAAATCATTTGTACTGCATACATACCGTTCCATTCTTATTTTCTTAATGGGTTGGGGATTGTATCGTTTGTCTTCAAGCAATTCAACGTTTCTCAAGCGATTTGCGAGCAAAAATGAACTTGATGAAGAAAGCATGCTTATTCCATTCCTCTCTAAAATCCTCCGTGTTCTCGTGGTTGTCATCACAATTGCAGTAATCGTTAGTGAGTGGGGCTTTAATGTCAACGGGTTTGTCGCCGGCCTTGGTTTAGGTGGTCTTGCGTTTGCCCTCGCAGCTCAAGAGACGATTGCCAACTTCTTTGGTGGCATTGTGATTATCTCAGGGCGTCCTTTTCGGAAGGGAGATTGGATTCAAACCCCTACCGTCGAAGGGATGGTTGAGGATATTTCGTTTCTTAGCACGAAGGTTCGTACATTTGCGAACGCCGTTGAGACGGTTCCTAATTCAACGATTTCAAAGGAATCGATCATCAATTGGTCTGAAATGACGATGCGACGTGTGTATTATACGTTCGGTGTACGTCACCAAACGACACCAGAACAATTGGAGCAATGCTTGAATGAGATTCGGACGTTGCTTCGCGAGCACGATGGCATTGTGTCTCATAATTTCATGGTCTTTTTTGATAAGTTTACGGAAACAAGCTATGAAATCTACATGTACTATTTTACGAAAACGACAGTATGGGCAGAATGGTTTGCAATTAAAGAGGAGGTCAATTTCGAAATCCTCAAGATTCTTGAAAATGCAGGGGTGTCCATTTCTGCACCTACACGGGTAGTTGAACCGGTCGTTGCGTATGACGCGATTGCAAAAGAAATGGGGTCATCTACGCAACCAGAACAAGCCGCACCGACTGAAGACCTACGCCAAAGAGAGCAATAA
- a CDS encoding AbrB/MazE/SpoVT family DNA-binding domain-containing protein: protein MMTSENDLYKGGIKVYSAMLQRWGNSSGIRIPSTIKNVLHVDNGTEFEMKIIDGSIVLTPKKEVSLEEMCAKINTKNQHEEIAFGSRGKELL from the coding sequence ATGATGACTTCAGAAAATGATCTTTACAAAGGGGGAATTAAAGTGTACTCAGCAATGCTACAACGTTGGGGAAATAGCTCTGGCATACGCATTCCTTCCACCATAAAAAATGTTCTCCACGTCGACAATGGCACAGAATTTGAAATGAAAATAATAGATGGCTCAATTGTGCTTACACCTAAGAAGGAAGTCTCTCTCGAAGAAATGTGCGCAAAAATTAACACGAAGAATCAACACGAAGAAATTGCTTTTGGGTCACGAGGGAAGGAATTGTTATAA
- a CDS encoding GH92 family glycosyl hydrolase translates to MKTIDRDFFTSFEQYDPLPVVSEEARVGPGPSYSYTGKVNAGWTGLHALEFTVNTGGGHGDIRLFDVSIPVTASTQLSYMLHPQMAEDGELNYAATFVAIDLLFSDGSRLSELHAVDQHGVLLTAAQQGASNTLYPNQWNYKQVAVGEVANGKTISTIVLSHASNQDGLLSGWLDDLFIQAEPPQKTYSSPAEYVNILRGSNSNGTFSRGNNFPAVAVPHGFNFWTPVTDAGSTSWLYSYQQRNNAHNRPELQAFSLSHETSPWMGDRQTFQFMPALASEGVPMANRTARALSFSHDNEVALPHYYQVAFDNGIEVEMTPTSYAAMVRFHFPDGHGDVLFDNVTNEGGLTLLADEQAIEAYTDVKSGLSAGATRMFIYATFDKPVVKSDRLTGEDRDSVTGYVRFEHAHTVTMRISTSLLSIEQAKKNMALDLEKGVTFNEIRQRGEALWNEKLDLIHVPKATEQELVTLYSNLYRLFLYPNVTFENTGTKEVPVYTYASPFSPQSTPSTARETGAEVKAGKPYVNNGFWDTYRTTWPMYNLLTPSQAGAMMDGFVQQYKDNGWIARWSSPGYANLMVGTSSDVAFADAYLKGINDFDLQAFYASALKNASVVSEDQSVGRKGLDTAIFKGYTTNDTHEGFSWAVDGYINDFAIGMLASELVDLEESDEDYKADAVYYLNRAQHYVHLYDKASGFYRGRSTNGDFPESFDPRSWGGDFTETNAWNMAFHVPHDGQGLANLYGGRKALAKKLDEFFEEPETAKFPGHYGGVIHEMTEARDVRMGMYGHSNQPSHHIVYMYLYAGQPWKTQEKVREVLSRLYLGSEIGQGYPGDEDNGEMSAWQLFSAAGLYPLQMGRPDYAIGAPYFEEMNIQLESGETLVIKAPGVSNENCYIQGVKLNGQPYERTVVPHKLLAAGATIEFDMGPEPSLWGTAVEALPTSQTDSSNDGLAYVPTPLYDVTDDAQRFELVCDGGADAQALTDDTSTTVSTFNGTTATLEWTFRNEQPTVEMYTITTGPREEEDPKSWIVEGSSDGENWDVIEERNNVTFAWRRFTKPFLLPQAATYSHYRLRVTENNGGEQTSMAQVEWLGQY, encoded by the coding sequence ATGAAAACGATAGACAGAGATTTTTTTACTTCTTTCGAACAATACGATCCGTTGCCAGTCGTCTCTGAGGAAGCACGAGTAGGGCCTGGACCATCGTATAGTTACACTGGAAAAGTGAATGCTGGTTGGACTGGTTTACACGCGCTTGAGTTTACGGTGAACACTGGGGGAGGTCATGGGGACATTCGCTTATTTGATGTGTCTATTCCTGTGACCGCTTCCACACAGTTATCGTATATGCTGCACCCGCAAATGGCGGAGGATGGGGAGCTAAATTACGCTGCCACCTTCGTAGCGATTGACCTCCTTTTTTCTGATGGCAGCCGTTTAAGTGAGCTTCACGCAGTTGATCAGCACGGAGTACTTCTCACAGCTGCACAACAAGGAGCATCAAACACACTGTATCCGAATCAATGGAACTATAAGCAAGTGGCTGTTGGTGAGGTGGCTAACGGCAAAACCATTTCCACGATCGTGCTATCGCATGCGAGCAATCAAGACGGTCTTCTTTCAGGTTGGCTAGATGATCTGTTTATTCAAGCGGAGCCGCCGCAAAAGACTTACAGCAGCCCAGCAGAGTATGTCAATATTCTTCGTGGGTCAAATTCAAATGGTACATTTTCTCGTGGCAACAATTTTCCGGCGGTTGCTGTGCCCCATGGCTTTAATTTTTGGACGCCTGTGACAGATGCGGGTTCAACGAGTTGGTTGTACAGCTATCAGCAGCGAAACAATGCGCATAACCGACCAGAGCTGCAAGCTTTTTCACTAAGTCATGAAACGAGCCCATGGATGGGGGATCGCCAAACCTTTCAGTTTATGCCCGCATTGGCCTCGGAAGGTGTACCGATGGCAAACCGCACGGCTCGGGCGCTTTCATTCTCTCATGACAATGAAGTCGCGTTGCCGCATTATTATCAAGTTGCTTTTGACAATGGCATCGAAGTAGAGATGACGCCAACCTCCTATGCGGCCATGGTCCGCTTTCATTTTCCTGATGGGCATGGCGACGTGCTGTTTGACAATGTAACGAATGAAGGAGGTCTCACCCTTCTGGCAGACGAGCAAGCCATTGAAGCCTATACTGACGTCAAAAGTGGTTTATCTGCCGGCGCCACGCGTATGTTTATTTATGCGACCTTTGACAAGCCCGTCGTCAAAAGCGATAGGCTCACAGGGGAAGATAGAGACAGCGTCACAGGGTATGTGCGCTTTGAACATGCACACACTGTGACAATGAGAATCAGTACATCGTTGCTAAGCATTGAGCAAGCGAAGAAAAATATGGCACTGGATCTTGAGAAGGGTGTCACGTTTAATGAGATTCGTCAGCGTGGAGAGGCTCTGTGGAATGAAAAGCTAGATCTAATCCATGTGCCGAAAGCGACAGAGCAGGAGCTAGTCACGCTCTATTCAAATTTGTATCGCCTCTTTTTGTATCCAAATGTCACTTTTGAAAACACGGGCACAAAAGAAGTCCCTGTCTACACCTATGCAAGTCCATTTTCTCCACAATCAACACCTTCGACAGCAAGAGAAACTGGTGCTGAAGTCAAGGCAGGAAAACCCTATGTCAACAATGGCTTCTGGGACACGTACCGGACGACGTGGCCGATGTACAATTTGCTTACCCCTTCACAGGCGGGGGCTATGATGGATGGATTTGTGCAGCAATACAAAGACAATGGTTGGATCGCTCGCTGGTCATCACCAGGCTATGCCAATTTAATGGTTGGCACGAGTTCTGATGTCGCCTTTGCCGATGCCTACTTAAAAGGGATCAATGACTTTGACTTGCAGGCGTTTTATGCCTCGGCATTAAAAAATGCGTCCGTTGTTAGCGAAGATCAAAGTGTTGGTCGAAAGGGACTTGATACAGCTATTTTTAAAGGCTATACAACAAACGACACGCATGAAGGGTTTTCGTGGGCGGTGGATGGCTACATTAATGATTTTGCAATTGGCATGCTCGCAAGTGAACTAGTTGATTTAGAAGAAAGTGATGAAGACTACAAAGCGGATGCCGTGTATTACCTGAATCGAGCGCAACACTATGTGCATTTGTACGATAAAGCATCCGGCTTCTATAGAGGACGGTCGACAAATGGCGATTTCCCTGAATCCTTTGATCCGCGCTCATGGGGAGGGGATTTTACCGAAACGAACGCTTGGAATATGGCGTTTCACGTGCCTCACGATGGGCAAGGGCTGGCAAACCTGTATGGCGGACGAAAGGCATTAGCAAAGAAGCTTGATGAATTCTTCGAAGAGCCTGAAACAGCGAAGTTCCCAGGGCATTACGGTGGAGTAATCCATGAGATGACGGAAGCAAGGGATGTCCGCATGGGCATGTACGGTCACAGCAACCAACCATCTCACCATATTGTCTACATGTACTTGTACGCTGGGCAACCGTGGAAAACGCAGGAGAAGGTTCGTGAGGTGCTGTCACGCCTCTACCTTGGAAGCGAAATTGGTCAAGGGTATCCAGGTGATGAGGACAATGGGGAAATGTCTGCATGGCAGCTATTCAGCGCCGCAGGATTATACCCACTGCAGATGGGGCGACCGGATTATGCAATCGGAGCTCCATACTTTGAGGAAATGAACATTCAGCTTGAGTCAGGTGAGACGCTTGTCATTAAAGCACCTGGGGTCAGCAATGAAAATTGCTACATCCAAGGTGTTAAACTGAACGGACAGCCATATGAACGCACCGTGGTCCCACATAAATTGCTCGCGGCTGGAGCTACGATAGAATTTGACATGGGACCAGAACCATCTCTATGGGGAACGGCTGTCGAAGCCTTGCCAACGTCGCAGACGGACTCGAGCAACGACGGTCTGGCCTATGTCCCGACCCCTCTGTACGATGTGACCGATGATGCACAACGATTTGAATTGGTTTGTGACGGAGGTGCGGATGCTCAAGCACTAACTGATGATACATCCACCACCGTCAGCACGTTTAATGGAACGACAGCAACGCTGGAATGGACGTTTAGAAACGAGCAGCCAACCGTAGAAATGTACACGATCACAACCGGACCTAGGGAAGAAGAAGACCCGAAAAGTTGGATCGTTGAAGGTTCCTCAGATGGCGAGAACTGGGACGTCATTGAAGAGCGCAACAACGTTACGTTTGCATGGCGTCGGTTTACAAAGCCATTTTTGCTCCCGCAAGCAGCGACGTATTCTCACTATCGACTGCGTGTAACTGAAAACAATGGTGGAGAGCAAACGTCAATGGCCCAGGTCGAATGGCTCGGACAGTATTAA
- a CDS encoding glycoside hydrolase family 43 protein: MMYLFSYFTTEEEKLFLSKSLDGKTWENVNDGKAILASSVGTGQVRDPFVYETDDGTFHVIWTDGWNSQSIGYASSKDLLNWEDERLIPVMTEVEGTLNTWAPEIFYDRTVEAHRIVWSSTVGQPKDAKYDHRIWSVTTKDFKQFSAPSIYFDPGYNVIDACVVDLGETLFMVYKDERGENNLQTEFKYIRSCHLSKTSENRDQPDILSISEKITPPMTEGPTLFKRNSTEWALLFDHFYEKHYASLVSTDLVTWTPENNLDTLPKHPRHGSVWTMKGKIPAI, encoded by the coding sequence ATGATGTATCTATTTAGCTATTTTACGACCGAAGAGGAAAAGTTGTTTCTTTCAAAAAGTCTTGACGGTAAAACCTGGGAAAATGTGAACGACGGTAAGGCGATCTTGGCGTCAAGTGTTGGGACAGGTCAAGTCCGTGACCCGTTTGTCTATGAAACGGACGATGGGACGTTTCACGTCATTTGGACGGACGGCTGGAACAGTCAATCGATTGGATATGCAAGCTCCAAGGACTTGCTGAACTGGGAGGACGAGCGCCTCATCCCCGTTATGACAGAGGTTGAAGGCACGCTGAATACGTGGGCGCCAGAGATTTTTTATGATCGTACCGTTGAGGCACATCGCATCGTCTGGTCCTCCACCGTTGGACAGCCGAAAGACGCCAAATACGACCATCGAATCTGGTCTGTGACGACAAAGGATTTCAAACAATTTTCCGCCCCATCGATCTATTTTGATCCTGGCTACAACGTGATTGATGCGTGTGTTGTTGATCTCGGCGAAACCTTGTTTATGGTCTATAAAGATGAACGTGGCGAAAACAATTTGCAAACGGAGTTCAAGTACATCCGCAGCTGTCATTTGAGTAAAACAAGCGAAAACCGCGATCAGCCTGACATTCTGTCGATCTCTGAAAAAATTACCCCGCCCATGACAGAAGGACCAACGTTGTTTAAGAGGAATAGCACCGAATGGGCGCTCCTGTTCGATCATTTCTATGAAAAGCATTACGCCTCCCTCGTATCGACAGATTTGGTCACGTGGACCCCTGAAAACAATCTCGATACTTTGCCGAAACATCCACGCCACGGCTCGGTGTGGACAATGAAAGGGAAAATCCCTGCGATCTAA
- a CDS encoding MarR family winged helix-turn-helix transcriptional regulator, whose amino-acid sequence MKAHRRLLHQLNQKTRLIQRNVNEVLAQHQLYHSQWLILFYLSQFGSTTQRGIADYLHVEPPTITRTIARLQEMGWVSRVPGNDRREWVVSLTPEAQLKLPAVEADVMAFEQTFLRHLSKEDALQLEKLLQQIGT is encoded by the coding sequence ATGAAAGCTCATAGACGACTTCTCCACCAGTTGAACCAGAAAACACGCCTCATTCAACGAAATGTAAACGAAGTTTTGGCGCAACATCAGCTTTACCACAGTCAGTGGCTGATTTTGTTTTACTTGTCTCAGTTTGGTTCGACGACTCAGCGAGGCATTGCCGATTATTTGCATGTCGAGCCCCCAACCATCACTCGGACGATTGCAAGACTGCAAGAAATGGGCTGGGTTTCTCGTGTACCAGGCAACGACCGGCGCGAATGGGTTGTATCGCTTACTCCTGAGGCACAATTAAAATTACCAGCCGTAGAAGCAGACGTTATGGCTTTTGAGCAGACGTTTCTTCGTCACTTATCAAAGGAGGATGCGTTACAGCTTGAAAAGCTACTCCAGCAGATTGGCACCTAG
- a CDS encoding MFS transporter, which produces MNKIWTKPFTLAWINNFFVFLVFYALLTILPVFAINELHQSDASAALMTTIFLVSCIAIRPLAGKVTDRFGKGTTIRWSVFFFAALAFIYPFVHSFPWMLALRFFHGIPFSLATTALGAVAADLVPTGKKGEGLGYFVMSMNVAVVLGPFIALTAVQYMSYTNVFTLLAFLLLLAYATSFGILSPRSKTITSNRSFHLKHLFEIRSIPIACIGFLTAFSYASVISFISVYAQTIGLFAYVNFFFVVFAAAMIFSRPFTGRLFDTSGPTAVIPLALIVFAAGLMLLSMTDTIWMLLLCGVFIGLGYGSLLPCYQTMAVQAATPERSSYATATFFSFFDSGIAVGSFALGIVAVQTGYSHLYMGCALFLLLPLIGYLLLHFRNKRQLASNRV; this is translated from the coding sequence ATGAACAAAATATGGACGAAGCCTTTTACCCTCGCATGGATCAACAATTTTTTTGTATTCCTTGTGTTTTATGCCCTTTTAACAATCTTGCCAGTGTTCGCCATAAACGAGCTCCATCAATCTGATGCAAGTGCGGCATTAATGACGACCATCTTTTTGGTGTCTTGTATTGCGATACGCCCTTTAGCTGGGAAAGTGACAGACCGTTTCGGAAAAGGCACGACGATTCGCTGGAGTGTGTTTTTCTTCGCAGCGCTGGCCTTTATCTATCCATTTGTCCATTCGTTTCCGTGGATGCTCGCCTTACGATTTTTTCATGGCATCCCATTTAGTCTTGCTACTACAGCCTTAGGCGCAGTCGCTGCGGATTTAGTGCCCACCGGAAAAAAAGGGGAAGGGCTTGGTTACTTTGTAATGTCAATGAATGTGGCTGTCGTATTAGGACCATTTATTGCTTTGACTGCGGTGCAATACATGTCCTATACAAATGTGTTCACCCTACTCGCCTTTCTGCTTTTGCTTGCCTATGCCACAAGCTTTGGCATTCTATCGCCTCGTTCAAAAACGATCACCAGCAATCGCAGCTTCCATTTGAAGCATTTGTTCGAGATTCGTTCCATACCGATTGCCTGTATTGGTTTTTTAACCGCCTTTTCATACGCGAGCGTCATTTCCTTTATCTCGGTGTATGCACAAACGATTGGTTTATTTGCCTATGTGAATTTCTTTTTCGTAGTGTTTGCCGCTGCCATGATTTTTTCACGACCATTTACTGGCCGACTGTTTGATACATCAGGCCCTACCGCTGTCATTCCTCTTGCACTTATTGTATTCGCGGCCGGTCTGATGCTCTTAAGCATGACGGATACGATCTGGATGCTATTGTTGTGCGGCGTCTTTATCGGCTTAGGCTATGGATCGTTGCTTCCTTGTTATCAAACAATGGCCGTCCAGGCAGCCACTCCCGAACGCAGCAGCTATGCCACAGCAACCTTTTTCAGCTTCTTTGACTCTGGCATTGCCGTTGGCTCCTTCGCCCTCGGGATTGTCGCCGTCCAAACGGGATATAGCCACCTGTACATGGGCTGTGCTCTCTTTCTCCTGTTGCCATTGATTGGCTATTTACTGCTTCATTTCCGAAACAAACGGCAGCTCGCATCAAATCGTGTGTAA
- a CDS encoding type II toxin-antitoxin system PemK/MazF family toxin encodes MASVERGDLIMINFDPTKGVEQAGHRPALVISRKVFNEATGLTFICPITSQQKNYPFEVSLGEDLPIHGVVLTDQLKSLDLDSRTFDVRGSVPESIITEVQQKLNKIINE; translated from the coding sequence ATGGCTTCCGTTGAACGGGGTGATCTAATCATGATTAACTTTGACCCTACAAAGGGTGTTGAACAGGCAGGACACCGACCGGCCTTAGTCATATCAAGAAAAGTATTCAATGAAGCGACTGGATTAACGTTTATTTGTCCGATCACGTCACAGCAGAAAAACTACCCATTTGAAGTTTCTTTAGGTGAAGATCTTCCTATCCATGGAGTTGTGCTGACCGATCAACTAAAAAGTCTTGATCTCGATTCTCGCACTTTCGATGTCCGTGGAAGTGTACCGGAGAGTATCATCACTGAAGTTCAACAAAAACTAAACAAAATTATTAATGAGTAA